Sequence from the Mauremys reevesii isolate NIE-2019 linkage group 5, ASM1616193v1, whole genome shotgun sequence genome:
TCGGTTAGCCTTCCCTGAGACTCCACTGCAGCATCTCTCTGCTGGCTCCTCTATCCCTTACAGCATGGCAGAACAGCCAAGAAAGCAGAGTTAATCTGAGTGGTGCTCTATATGTGAGGCAGCGTTTCCAGATTCAGCAGATGTCAAGTTGTGCCCAGCCTTCTGTCCCTAAATCCATGGGGACCCAAGGCTGCAACTCAAGCAAGTCCCTACCCACCAAGGCAGCTGTGACTCCAATGGGAGGAAAAATAGGCCACGAACCCCAGTGTAGAGAAGAGAGAGGCTCCAAAAGTGAGGAGCACTCTGCCTACCCAACTCTAGAGGTAAGTCCCATGGGACCTTTATAGAACCAAGAGAGGAGGCTTGCGAGGCCATGTCATCCCACCCCCAAATCTTAAAGTGGGTCCTGAGCACCCTAGGAAAAGAAGCAGGGTTTCTAATCAGCTCCCAACCTGCCCAGGAGTGCTCTGACAGGTTCCCCCTTCCCTATGGAATGGACCCAGTGGGGAGGATTCTGAGATAGACCTCTTGAGAGGGCTCCAGGCCTTAAGGAAGGCGAGCTGCAACAACCCACCTCGAAGTCACAGCAGGGCTTCTCCGCTCCCAAAGCACactaaaagctttttaaaaaaaatctaaacaggGAAAGTAAAAGCGCACACAACCCAGGAGATGAGTCcttttctgcctcctcctctgaaggTGAGCTGCCTGGTTCTAAAACCTGAATAGGCTCCTGCATGTAAGCTTCAGAGAAAGTTTCTTCCCTCAAAATCCTACACTTAGGCTGTCTTACCCCTTCACTCCTTTGAGAAAGTGATCAGGGATGAATGGAACAAGCCTGGTAAGGGCAGGCATATTAACAAGAGAGACCTCAGCCTTtcttaacattcaaaaaccaaagGGCTCTATTGCTGAGACACCAAAGGTCAATGTCACTGTAGCATTCCTCACCAGGGATAGTCATTCCCTAGCCTAAGGAACCTTTGGCTCCCATCTTTCTTTTCATTCTCAACAAGGGCTTCAAAGCCTCTTCCAACAACCTCTGAGCATTTCTGGCAGCTACCTACTTTCCAAGAGCATCTATTTCCTGGCGGGAATATTTCAAAGCTCATAAGGCTAGAGATCACCCTACCCTGGGCTCCACTTTAAGGAGTCACTAGCAACAGCATTTGCATCTATTGAGGTGTCAGTTACAATGAGAGTTTCAGCCTGAGCCATGGCTTCCAGCTCAGCAGCCATGCACCACCTATGGTTCACTCCCTGGAAGGTGGCTACTCACTCTATGCAGGTCCTGTGCTCAGCCAAGGTTACAGGCTCCCTCCTTTTTGAAGGAAACATGGATAAAGTGGTGGCTGATTGTTTGGATTTTGCCGCATTGTCTCTCCTTTCCCTATTAAGGTCCCCCAGGAGATGATATAAACCGGCATTCAGAGAGGTGCTCTTTTTGCTGCTCATCCTCATTGGTACCAGTAAAGCCACAACAGATTCCCCCAAGGAAAATGGACTGAAAGTCCAGAGGGACCTTAGCCTCTCTACCTGCCCTCTCCCCATCCACTTTGACACAGATCACATAGGCCTCCACCCAGAGCTAAAGCTGCAGTCAGGATCTCCCATTTCCTAAAGAAATGGTTTTCATTGACCATGCACAAGTGACCCAAGGAACAGTGACCCCATAAAACACAATCTGATTCAGAAGGAAATCTCATTTTCTGGATATGAGAGTGACAGAATACCTTCCCTCAGAAGAAAGGTTCTGTGGGTTCTACACCTTCATTATGCAACAGTGAAGGTAGGGAGGGGTGCATCAAAGCCATTCTTTACCTCAAAAGGCTCAACAAGTGGATGAAGAAAACAAAGTTTCAGAGGGAGACCATGGTCTCTATAATGTCATCCCTGTCCCAGTGGGCTTCTTGACTTCAGTAGATGTGGAATCTTATATCTCCATATCCCCCTCAGACCATGCCACTACAGACTTCCGAGGTTTGCATATGCCAGGAGCCAGTATCAGTTTCTCACACACTCATTTGGCCTGCCCTTGGCCCCCAGGTTTTTACAAAGATGTTGGTACTGATAAGAGCCAGTCAGGTCACAGGGAACTCACCTGTATCCCTTCCCGGACAATATCCTCATCAGAGCTCTATCTCAGTCAGCAGTGCTCAAGGCTATATCTTGGATGTGGAATCTCCTTCATGTACATGGCTTCTTCATCAGGGCCAAGAAAAATTGTTTGGTTTTACCCAGGAATTTATTTTATTGCTCCAGAGCCCGAGGAGGCATTATGCCTCCAACTGCAAGGACTCCTCGTAGTGTGCACAGGGATCACTTCACGGGCACAAGCACACATCAAAAGTCTTCAAAGCTTTCATATGAAAGGTTCAGGACTCCCCACAGCCCATGAAAAATCAAGTATGGGTTCCAGCCAGTCCATGACAGTGTCCACAAAGGCTTGCTCCTCTGCCTTCCACCTCCTTTAGTCCATGCAACACCTACCAAGGGCCGCTGGAGCCAGGAGGGAAAGGCTCACAGCATAAACCTAGAGCTGAGTGCAGTTAGCTTAGCTCTGCAAAGGTTCCAGCCTCGACCCTAGGAGGGGAAACCAGATCCTGGGTCGATCGGACAATAAGAGTGCAGCTGGGTACTTAACCAACCAACGGGGACCACGAGGGGATAATGGAAATACCAAGGTGAGCAGAACAGTCCCTCGGAGCGATCCACCTCACAGGGCACCGGTAGCAAAAGGCAGCCCGGCCCGGCAGGCACAGGTACAGCTTCGGTGTTCAATCTCctcacacaccccttccctcccccacccccgctctcaGTGCTGCACGATGCAGATGGTGGGACTCCCCCCAGCCGCCCGCTGTGTGACTCCTACAGACGCCAAGGGGCCCCAGGGAAGGGCGGCGggccccagctccgggagggccGGTGCCTTGTCACACTTGGCCTCGGGGCCGGCTGGACACGTTTCCGCGACGGGGGACGGTGCTCCGGGAAACAACGAGCGCGGAGCCCTCCGCCTCGGCCACCGCGACCTTGGTTCTCACACCCGCCACTGGAGCCCCCGCACCAGCGtcaaagccccgccccctcccgttCTCCCCACGCTCTCCAACGTGGGGCGAGGGGAGTCGGGGTCTGAGCCGACATGgcgcctctccccacctcccGCAGCGGCGCGcgcgcggagggggagggggcgctcTAGGCCTCTCGGGGGCTGGCCGGCCGGAAGCTACTGCCGCGTTCCTTCCGGGTTGGGAGGCGGAGAGTTCGGGGCGCGCGGGAGGAGGGCGCGTTGGGTCGCCCCCGCCCCTTCCCGAAGCTACCGGCGCGTGGACTCTGCCCGCGCGCGCGGGCCGTTGCCGGGATGTGGCGTTGGCGGCGCgtggggcaggagctgcagcGGCCCCTCCGCGAGCGGCTCCTGCTGCCGCCCGGCTGGGGGCCGCGCGCTggggccgccgccgcctccctaCCCAGCGCGAGCCCGGGCGGTTTGTACGAGGCGCTGGCCGAGTCGGCCCCCGTGCATTGGGCGGAGAGCGGGCTGGTGGCGCTGCAGGCGGGCACCGGCCTGCCCTGGTGGCTCAGCATCGTGTGTGTCGGCGCCGCCCTGCGCACCGGCCTCACCCTGCCGCTGGCCGCGCACCAGGGCCACGTCCTGGCCAAGGTGGGTCCGAGATCCGCGGGAGCCCCGGTCCCATCTTCCCCTGTCCCGGGCGGGCacattggggggtggggtgacctgcccaCGAGCCGCCCCCTCGCCTGGCACCCTGCCCACGCGTGCCAGCCCTGTGCCTGCCGCTGCTTGGCCACGAGTCAACCCGCCCGCCGCGACCCCCTCCCGCCAGTCCCGCCAATGTTCCGACCATCCcaggcaggtgtttgtccaacctgctctgaGAAACCTCCAGTGGTGGCAATCCCACGGCCTCCCTAGGcagcttattccagtgcttaaccaccctgacaggtgaCATCGTGTCcagcctaaaccgcccttgctgcaatttaagcccattgcttcctggcCTGTCCTCAGAGGTCAAGGAGAataatgtttctccctcctcctcgggCTGTGTATTACTGGAGTGCCTAGCCAGAAAACAGGGGATAGGAGCGATGGGATTGTGGGGTGCGAGTAAGGGGCTTGGCAACCTGTGTAGCCAAGGAAACTAGCTGAGAGCTGCTGGCTTCATGCCTGGCGGTACTCTGTCCTTCCAGAGCTGTGCGACTCTTGTAGCCCAGCCAGTCAGCTGTCATGTACCCCACCATGCTGCAGTGTCTCATTATTTGTTGGGAGAGTAACTAAAGTAGTGATGTAGCATTGTAATTTAATGTGATCTCTGTCCCCTCTCAAGAACAATATTCAGAGGTAAGATTGACATagcttagaccaggggtcggcaacctttccaaagtggtgtgccaagtctttatttattcactctaaggttttgcgtaccagtaatacattgtaacatttttagaaggtctctttctataagtctataatatataactaagctattgttgtgtgtaaagtaaataagttttttaaaatgcttaagaagcttcatttaaaattaaattaaaatgcaaagtcccccagagcggtggccaggacccgggcagtgttagtgccactgaaaatcagctcgtgtgccgccttcagcatgcgtgccataggttgcctacccctggcttagacATTGTTAACACATATGGTGCTGTCTGTGGTTGTGTCTACattaattttaacaaaatattGCCACCAGTGCTACCACTAGCTCAGCTGCCTTGGTGGATGCCCTTTTGTAGACAAGAGTTCAGCAGCTTCTAAATACTAGATATGCTGCCTCATGAATTATTCCACACATAATACAGTCTAATCCATTTTATTCTACAGCATTTATTATGTAtatgtaatatgttatagcatGAAATGCTGTgtacatgtaaaaataaaatgtacaatTATAAAAGGCTTAAACTATGTACTACACATAATTACTATATGAAGAATCACAACTTGTTATGTTTAATTTTCTTATTGTGTAAAAATGAAAACCTAGTTAAGTATCTCCACTGTTGGATATGTTTTTGGTAAGCTATTAGGAGGATGGGAATCATTTACACAACTTTTTCAGCACCACTGATGTCCCCCATAGGCCTGCAAACCAACCAGGTGCTGGcttgttaaaatattttgtagattGTGAAACCTAACAGAATCACAGCAAAAGTGTTGCAGGTGAAGCCTTTTGAATCACAAGATATTATACCTTTTGGTATTACACTAAAGAGAGTAGACAGTATATCAGCTGTAGTGTTTGTGGTAAAATGCTTCATTGCTAAAGAATTGCAGGCTCCTTTGCAACACTAGAATTACTACAGCCATGTTTTATTTGAGTAAAGAGGCTCTATTTAATCAACCTTGCTTTTATTCTTTGTGTTCCTGTCTACAAGATGTGAGAGGATACTtttccctcctttgtaaagtattTCAGGATTTCAGGATAAAAAAAGCACTGTGAAAATGGCAAGTATTTTATTAGTTTCAGTTTAATATAAGAGGCTTTGTTGCTTTGTAACAGTGCACTTAGAATGCAAAAAGTAGTGCCAAAAACAATTGCTGGAAGGTTACATCTAATAGTGGTTCAGCTAATGTGGAATTGAAATAAGTGTAATCACTGGCAAAGAATGCAGTAAAATTTTCTGTAGCTATTAATTGTAATGTTGCAGAATTAACAGACTCAGCCTAACACCATCCTTTGTGGTACACTGATCTCTGGTTAGGTAGGTTTGTTTGTTATTTATTTACTCAGCAGTGAATATCAATAGCACATCCTTTGTGGCCCCAACACTCCTTATTTAGGGCTtggcgctttgaagtgcgagtgtggtcgcggcgccagcactgggagagagctctcccagcgctgcaggtactccacctccccgtggggattagcttacagctgaggcactgtttacactggcgctttacagcgctgtaacttgctgcgctcaggggggtgttttttcacacccctgagcgagaaagttgcagtgctgtaaagcgccagtgtagccaaggccatagTTGGGAATTTACACTTTCAAAGCAATGGATAAGGGTGGAATATTACTAAAACTCAGCAATTAATGTGCCTTTCTCAGGAGAGTCCAAAATAGTAAGAGCAGAAGTGTGACAGGAAATCCAGCCCAGGAAATCTTTTTCTTGTTTCCATTTTGCTACTGGTAAGGGAAAAGTGAGGCTTGAGAATATGGACAGAAAATTGTAGTTTTGATTTCACCATACAGAATCAGTTCAGGCATAACTCTTTTCTCCCTTGTTTTTTGGACAATTAAAGTAACTTTAAACTGGTGGTGTTAGTTATTGGCACTACATGTGTCTACACACTGAACCAGTTATAATGCAGGTGTGGCAGAGACCATTTTATACCAACCACAATTTCAGAGGAAGTAATCCTCTAGTGTGGTTTTATAAAAGAGATGTTGTCTAGTAATACATCTGAATGGTAGTAAGCCATACAATCTATTTTGACTTTGCTAGCTAGTTGTCACATGGTTCTCCATATCAAAATAAGTATGGTATGTTGTGGCCatcttttttactttttaaaaagctattgaGCAGTAGAGATGAATCATGCCACCTGTGATATTGTCCTTTTATCCTATAAAGTTCTCTGTAGCATTTGTGTGTTTTACCTTGTTCACAATCAGGAGTCCATAGAgctcaaatatattaatttcatgTTTAGACACAAATATTACAAATTCTCTTACCAGTACTACTTCATACTTGTATCTTGCCACATTGACTGCAAAAATGTAAAACTCCATTTTCAGTGCTACATCCCGGGCCTGATCCTATTGAATTAAATGAGATCTTTGCTATAGACTTCAGTGGCTGCAGAATCATACCTTTTAAGGCTGTTCAAAACATGAGTGAGGGGGTTCCACCATTTTTTTTGTATAAGAATTGTGTACAGACCCTTTTATATACTAAAAACCTATAATGAATTATAAAATGCAACCAACACTTGTACTTATGTTCTTTATCACCTGGTAAGATTGAtgttttatttgttgtttttgtcAGAAATACTTAGGCATTCTCACTCAAGTTCATCAAAAGCCCAACATATTTACAGGCAGCAAGCACCCACAGATGCATGCATTTCTCTTTACAGTACACATACAGGATGATATGGGGTAGAGAGACTGGTTGCAGATAGAACTCTTTAATTTTACTGTATAAtcatttcttccttttctttagctaGCTGGAAAATTTGCAGCCTGAAATAGAAAACCTAGCTAAGCATCTTCGCTATGAAGTTTCAATTCGTGGGAAGCAACTGGGTTGGTCTGAAAAAGTTGCTAGGTAAGATAACAATTGTACAGTATCTTACAAATCCACTTGGGCTGAAAATAAGAGGCATATATAAAGATGATGGCAATATGTATTTATAAAAAGGCTCTACAAATCTGACACTAAAATAATGGATTCTgacttattatttttatataaaacttTTCTGTGTTATTTACATAGACATTTAGGGAATATGCTCATTTGAAGCACTGAATCTGTGATGGAGTAAAACTTATAAGGCCAATtcctgtttccactgaagtcagtctgGGTTTAgttgttgacttcagtaggaccaaGATTTGACCCATAGCTATGGTTTCTAAATCTTTGTTAGGAGGGGATGGCAGGACCTGGCTGTGTCAGCTTTACTACATCCAGTGATTTTCTCATGCAAGAGGAATCCCCAGCTGTCCTGGTATGGTAGCTCCATCTCCTTTGCAGTGTCAGAGTGCAGTCTGAGGATCTGGTCTGTGGTCTGTACACTGAGGAGCTTGTAGTCTTAAATCAGATAAATACAACACACAGAATAAGACATCGAACAGTATTACTAGGAAACAGAGATGGTGAAGAGGTTATCATTAGAAGCccacagaaaagaaaagggtTTGAAGGGTGAGATTGGAGGTGATTGGCAGACAACAGATGGAAGGCTGTTCAGGCCATAAAGGGCGAACTCCCTGGTTTGACTTCATTCACCTGGTACTCCAGTGCAATATTTGAAATGAACTAAATGTGATATGCAACCTGTGGTTTATTATTTCAGAATTTGAAAAGTTATATTACaaggagttttgttttgttttccaatcAGGTTCCATTTCAGGAAGAATATGGGAAGGATTGTTTCAGAGTTGTATGTTCGAGACAACTGCCACCCCTTCAAGGCTAGTCTGTTAATGTGGATACAGATTCCAGTGTGGGTGTTTGTTTCCGTAGCTTTGCGTAACTGCAGTGTAGGTGCAGCAGACTCAGAAGGTGATCATTCCGAACAGTTGTACTGAAAATATACATCTGTTTTGATAAATGCACTTCTCCAGTTACAATTTTTACAAACACAGTTTGGTTTTATATTTAAGAATTTGAGTTGTTGAGTTTGAGATGTAAGATTGTTGAAAAAATAGGCCAAACATAGCTAAGTGACTAATGTGAATAATACTGTATTTGTAAGACTTTTGATTAGGCATGTCATAGATTCTACGCCACTGGTCCATGTAATCCAGAAGCCTATCTCTGGCCTATACCCGTACTTTTTGCACCCCAAATTGTTCTGGTAGATCAGGAACTCAGTGCATCCATAGCCAcaaaataacctctctgttcATTCAGAGAGTTCATTTGCCAGCAGTGCCTGtaagggtatttctacactgcacTATAGTGCAGCTCTGAGCTGAAAGAGCAAAGTGGGATGCACGAGATGATCAGTTAACAGCAGTGCTGGAATTTGAGCTCTAGGAACAATCTAAAATGTGTTGGGTATGCTCCTTGGGCACTAAATTATTTTGTGTGCTTTGCAAGCCAAAGTAATCGAAGTCATGCTTAGTATGTAAAGATACTAATGCAACagtatgcttaaaattaaactgGGATTTTCTCTCATTATAAAGCCTTAACTTTAGATAAAATAAAATGCGTTCATAAAGATGGTACTTTAGTTTATCTTATCCGTAGTATTGGTGTTTTGACCATTTAAAGAGTAGATTATGATATGCAGGATTAACCCAACATATGATGCTTTTGTGTTGATTAAAATGCCATGATATCTTGTATTCCAAGTCTAACAAAGTACTTTGATCGCTGTGGGTTCCTGCACTGATGAATATTGTGTCTTTAATGGCATCCCCCATATGAGAGAGACTTTTCAACTTCAACgggcagattttaaaaataattgtaatgCTCCTGTTCCTCTGGCACATAACATTGTTTTAATTGCTAAATATTACTGGTCTAAATAACTTGTCATTTAGCCCAAAAAAGTTTAGCTACTATTAGGAAAATTGTTTGGTTTTGCAGTTAGGGACAGAAGATTCAGAACAAGTTATTTTTCATCATCTGTTTGTGCCAAATCCTGTCAGCCTGCATTTCTCACTAATAA
This genomic interval carries:
- the LOC120405912 gene encoding cytochrome c oxidase assembly protein COX18, mitochondrial isoform X1, yielding MWRWRRVGQELQRPLRERLLLPPGWGPRAGAAAASLPSASPGGLYEALAESAPVHWAESGLVALQAGTGLPWWLSIVCVGAALRTGLTLPLAAHQGHVLAKLENLQPEIENLAKHLRYEVSIRGKQLGWSEKVARFHFRKNMGRIVSELYVRDNCHPFKASLLMWIQIPVWVFVSVALRNCSVGAADSEVLAVQEQLSTGGTLWFTDLTVPDTTWILPVSLGLLNLLIVEIFALRKLELSRFQKYVTNFIRGLSILMVPIAATVPSSMALYWLFSSFMGLSHNLLLRSPTFRRLCRIPRTKSDSDTPYRDIVSAFYTKYFFKK